AGATGAGATTCAGGGAGGTGTACAGATGAAGGCCGATGAAATCAAAGAAGGGCTTTTCATGCTTCTCGCATTGGCTGCAACGGTATTCGGAGTTGTTGTTCTTGCCGCACTGCTTGCTTACACCTTCGTCGAAGCGGCGGCATGGCTCGATTTGCAGTTCTTAACCTCCCCCCCATCGAGATTTCCTGAAAAAGCAGGGATATTTCCATCCCTTGTGGGCTCAATCATGGCAATAGCTCTCGTTGGTGTGATGGTTTTGCCTCTTGGTGTGGGAGCGGCAATATACCTTGAGGAGTATGCCAGAAAGAACTGGCTGACAAAGCTGATTGAGATTAACATTTCAAACCTCGCTGCAGTGCCATCAATCGTCTACGGTCTTCTCGGCCTCGGCCTTTTCGTCTCAACTCTCGGCTTAAAGCCCGGAATCGTTCTTGTGGGATCTCTGACTCTGACGCTGCTTGTTCTGCCCATTGTAATCGTTGCAGCGCAAGAATCGCTGAGAGCCGTTCCATTCTCTCTTAGGGAAGCTTCCTTGGCTGTGGGAGCGACGAAGTGGCAGACCGTCAAAAGCGTTGTTCTCCCAAGCTCTCTTCCGGGGATAATGACTGGAGTGATACTGGCGCTTTCGAGAGCCATAGGAGAGACCGCACCTCTCATAATGATCGGCGTCGCAACAGCAACCTTCACAGCCCCAAAGGACATCTTCAGCACCTACTCAGCCCTGCCAATGCTAATCTTCATGTGGACCGACATGCCGAAG
The nucleotide sequence above comes from Archaeoglobus fulgidus DSM 4304. Encoded proteins:
- the pstA gene encoding phosphate ABC transporter permease PstA, which gives rise to MKADEIKEGLFMLLALAATVFGVVVLAALLAYTFVEAAAWLDLQFLTSPPSRFPEKAGIFPSLVGSIMAIALVGVMVLPLGVGAAIYLEEYARKNWLTKLIEINISNLAAVPSIVYGLLGLGLFVSTLGLKPGIVLVGSLTLTLLVLPIVIVAAQESLRAVPFSLREASLAVGATKWQTVKSVVLPSSLPGIMTGVILALSRAIGETAPLIMIGVATATFTAPKDIFSTYSALPMLIFMWTDMPKEEFLHGLAPAAIVVLLAIMLSMNAFAVYLRNKFARRLR